Proteins encoded within one genomic window of Longimicrobium sp.:
- the cysK gene encoding cysteine synthase A, translating into MARGRIYTNVTETVGDTPLIQLNRLGQGLPGRVVVKHEGFNPFNSVKDRIGYAMVRDAIDAGRLRPGMVLVEPTSGNTGIGLAYVAAALGYRCIFVMPETMTVERRNMLRALGARVVLTEGPKGIKGAIARAEEIAARLGESAWMPRQFDNPANPAIHYRTTGPEIWEDTAGEVDVFVSGIGTGGTITGAGRYLRERKPEIRIVAVEPAESPVLSGGEPSPHKQQGIGPGFIPGNLDTSIYDEVVRVTNDDAIATARRLAREEAIFAGISSGSITWAALQIAARPENEGKLIVSIVCDFGERYLSNPVFTELADPDYPDLDEAIQSTAPVQG; encoded by the coding sequence ATGGCGCGCGGACGCATCTATACGAACGTGACGGAGACGGTGGGCGATACGCCGTTGATCCAGCTCAACCGGCTGGGGCAGGGCCTCCCCGGCCGCGTGGTGGTGAAGCACGAGGGGTTCAACCCCTTCAACTCGGTCAAGGACCGGATCGGCTACGCGATGGTGCGCGACGCCATCGACGCCGGCCGGCTGCGGCCCGGGATGGTGCTGGTGGAGCCGACCAGCGGCAACACGGGGATCGGACTGGCGTACGTGGCCGCCGCGCTCGGCTACCGCTGCATCTTCGTGATGCCGGAGACGATGACGGTGGAGCGGCGCAACATGCTGCGCGCCCTCGGCGCGCGGGTGGTGCTCACGGAAGGGCCCAAGGGGATCAAGGGCGCCATCGCGCGCGCGGAGGAGATCGCCGCGCGGCTGGGTGAGAGCGCGTGGATGCCGCGGCAGTTCGACAACCCCGCCAATCCGGCGATCCACTACCGCACCACCGGCCCGGAGATCTGGGAGGACACGGCGGGCGAGGTGGACGTCTTCGTCAGCGGGATCGGCACGGGCGGTACGATCACGGGCGCGGGGCGGTACCTGCGCGAGCGCAAGCCGGAGATCCGCATCGTGGCGGTGGAGCCGGCGGAGAGCCCGGTACTATCCGGCGGGGAGCCGTCGCCGCACAAGCAGCAGGGGATCGGGCCGGGCTTCATTCCCGGGAACCTGGACACCTCCATCTACGACGAGGTGGTGCGCGTCACCAACGACGACGCCATCGCCACGGCCCGCCGGCTGGCGCGGGAGGAGGCGATCTTCGCGGGGATCTCGTCCGGCTCCATCACGTGGGCGGCGCTCCAGATCGCGGCGCGGCCGGAGAACGAGGGGAAGCTGATCGTATCCATCGTGTGCGACTTCGGCGAGCGCTACCTGTCGAATCCCGTGTTCACGGAGCTTGCCGATCCGGATTATCCGGATCTGGACGAGGCGATCCAGAGCACGGCGCCGGTGCAGGGCTGA
- a CDS encoding EVE domain-containing protein, translating to MKSEPSVYSIDHLERDGQTSWEGVRNFQARNFIRDDMRVGDRVLFYHSNASPAGVAGLARIARPAYPDPAARAPKSDYFDPRASDEDPRWFMVDVAFEEHFPALVSLDTLRQTPGLEKMLVINRSRLSVQPVTEEEFEIVVRLGRGSA from the coding sequence ATGAAGAGCGAGCCGTCGGTCTATTCGATCGACCACCTGGAGCGCGACGGGCAGACATCCTGGGAGGGTGTGAGGAACTTCCAGGCGCGCAACTTCATCCGCGACGACATGCGGGTGGGCGACCGCGTACTGTTCTACCACAGCAACGCGAGCCCGGCCGGCGTGGCGGGGCTCGCGCGCATCGCCCGCCCCGCCTACCCCGATCCCGCCGCCCGCGCCCCGAAGAGCGACTACTTCGACCCCCGCGCCAGCGACGAGGATCCCCGCTGGTTCATGGTGGACGTGGCGTTCGAGGAGCACTTCCCCGCCCTCGTTTCCCTGGACACGCTCCGCCAGACGCCGGGTCTCGAAAAGATGCTCGTCATCAACCGCAGCCGCCTCTCCGTCCAGCCGGTCACGGAGGAGGAGTTCGAGATCGTCGTGAGGCTCGGGCGGGGGAGTGCGTGA
- a CDS encoding creatininase family protein: MPGRPYVLAEATWKTVEHTPYTVAVLPWGATEPHNYHLPYATDIIQCDHVAAEAARRAWERGTRAVVLPTVPFGVQTGQLDLKLALNLNPSTQAAVLADLVNALAGQGIHRLVLLNGHGGNDFRQMIRELQPRSRVFICTVNWWNCVDPKPFFADPGDHAGELETSVMMHVAPNLVLPLDEAGSGAARQFRVAGLREGWAWAPRHWRQVTDDTGTGNPSASTPEKGAAFFDAVAERISTLLADLAAADLDALYE; encoded by the coding sequence ATGCCCGGCCGCCCCTACGTCCTCGCCGAAGCCACCTGGAAGACGGTGGAGCACACGCCGTACACGGTGGCGGTGCTCCCCTGGGGCGCCACCGAGCCCCACAACTATCACCTCCCGTACGCCACCGACATCATCCAGTGCGACCACGTCGCCGCCGAGGCCGCGCGCCGCGCCTGGGAGCGGGGGACGCGCGCGGTGGTGCTCCCCACCGTGCCCTTTGGCGTGCAGACGGGGCAGCTCGACCTCAAGCTCGCGCTCAACCTGAACCCCAGCACCCAGGCCGCCGTCCTGGCCGACCTGGTGAATGCGCTGGCCGGGCAGGGAATCCACCGTCTGGTGCTGCTGAACGGCCACGGCGGCAACGACTTCCGGCAGATGATCCGCGAGCTGCAGCCGCGCAGCCGCGTCTTCATCTGCACCGTCAACTGGTGGAACTGCGTGGACCCGAAGCCCTTCTTCGCCGACCCCGGCGACCACGCGGGCGAGCTGGAGACGAGCGTGATGATGCACGTCGCGCCCAACCTCGTCCTCCCGCTGGACGAGGCGGGGAGCGGCGCAGCGCGGCAGTTTCGCGTCGCGGGCCTGCGCGAGGGTTGGGCGTGGGCCCCGCGCCACTGGCGCCAGGTAACGGACGACACCGGCACCGGCAACCCCTCCGCCTCCACCCCCGAAAAGGGCGCCGCCTTCTTCGACGCCGTCGCCGAGCGCATCTCCACCCTCCTCGCCGACCTCGCCGCCGCGGACCTCGACGCGCTCTACGAATAG
- the crtI gene encoding phytoene desaturase family protein, whose product MADVVVIGAGVGGLAAATRLAARGLSVDVLEAGPGVGGKLNVRVVEGVEVDTGPSVLTLPRALDAVFRVAGSSLREEISLREPDPAFRYLYPDGVELDVFVRPEETVESVRSTLGTQAADDFAEFLRYAARIWDAAAPHFVYGPAPTPATLARGGLASLALLPRIDPLRRMWGAIRARVRSPHLRWLLARYATYNGSDPRRAPATLNCIAHVELAMGGYGVEGGMYEVARALARAAERTGARIHTGARVEHIRMSGGRVQGVDTADGRHWPAGAIVGNADAAHVLDDLLPRGTIRRAPAEPSMSGWVGIVRARRRLGAEARVAHTVLFPGTYMDEFADVFDRGIPPAEPTVYLCAQEACHGRTGWADDEPLFVMANAPAEPAAGPRAAEAWLRLRETVMQRLRPAGLVAEHDVLAWERTPTDLATEFPGSRGSIYGAASNSPLAAFRRPPNRVAGVRGLYLASGSAHPGGGVPLCVLSGEAAARALLADRGMEP is encoded by the coding sequence ATGGCTGACGTCGTGGTGATCGGCGCCGGCGTCGGCGGCCTGGCGGCGGCGACGCGGCTGGCGGCGCGCGGGCTCTCGGTCGACGTGCTGGAGGCCGGCCCGGGCGTCGGCGGGAAGCTGAACGTGCGCGTGGTGGAGGGCGTCGAGGTGGACACGGGGCCCAGCGTCCTCACCCTGCCGCGCGCGCTGGACGCCGTATTTCGGGTTGCCGGAAGCTCGCTCCGGGAGGAGATCTCGCTGCGCGAGCCCGATCCCGCCTTCCGCTACCTGTACCCGGACGGCGTGGAGCTGGACGTGTTCGTGCGGCCGGAGGAGACGGTCGAGTCGGTGCGCTCCACGCTCGGCACGCAGGCGGCGGACGACTTCGCGGAATTCCTGCGCTACGCCGCGCGCATCTGGGACGCGGCGGCGCCGCACTTCGTCTACGGGCCTGCGCCCACGCCCGCGACGCTGGCCCGTGGCGGGCTGGCGTCGCTCGCGCTGCTTCCGCGCATCGATCCGCTGCGCAGGATGTGGGGCGCGATCCGCGCGCGCGTCCGCTCGCCGCACCTGCGCTGGCTGCTGGCGCGCTACGCGACGTACAACGGCTCGGACCCGCGCCGCGCGCCGGCCACCCTCAACTGCATCGCCCACGTGGAGCTGGCGATGGGCGGCTACGGCGTGGAGGGCGGGATGTACGAGGTCGCGCGCGCCCTGGCCCGCGCGGCCGAGCGCACCGGAGCCCGCATCCACACGGGCGCGCGCGTGGAGCACATACGCATGAGCGGCGGGCGCGTGCAGGGGGTGGATACGGCGGACGGGCGGCACTGGCCCGCCGGCGCCATCGTCGGGAATGCGGACGCCGCCCACGTGCTGGACGACCTTCTCCCCCGCGGTACCATCCGGCGCGCTCCGGCGGAGCCATCGATGTCCGGCTGGGTCGGCATCGTGCGTGCCCGCCGGCGCTTGGGAGCGGAGGCGCGGGTCGCGCACACCGTGCTCTTCCCAGGCACCTACATGGACGAGTTCGCGGACGTCTTCGACCGCGGCATCCCTCCCGCCGAGCCGACGGTCTACCTGTGCGCGCAGGAGGCGTGTCACGGCCGCACCGGATGGGCCGATGACGAACCGCTCTTCGTCATGGCCAACGCCCCCGCCGAGCCCGCCGCCGGCCCCCGCGCCGCCGAAGCGTGGCTCCGCCTGCGCGAAACGGTGATGCAGCGGCTGCGCCCCGCCGGCCTCGTGGCAGAGCACGACGTTCTGGCGTGGGAGCGCACACCGACCGACCTCGCGACGGAGTTCCCGGGGAGCCGGGGAAGCATCTACGGCGCGGCATCCAACTCGCCGCTGGCCGCCTTTCGCAGGCCGCCCAACCGGGTCGCGGGGGTGCGCGGGCTCTACCTTGCATCCGGGAGCGCGCACCCGGGCGGCGGGGTGCCGCTGTGCGTCCTATCGGGCGAAGCGGCCGCGCGCGCGCTCCTCGCCGACCGCGGGATGGAACCGTAG
- the ligD gene encoding non-homologous end-joining DNA ligase codes for MQSRWRQGSGSTTEARDEMAKVDEVRISGVRISSPDDVMYAEQGITKRELAEYYVAVAGSILPFLRGRPLTLVRCPDGEGGACFYQRHASGHVSPELRQVEVEKPDGGVSMHLATESLKAILSMVQMRVLELHTWNARRDRLDRPDRMVLDLDPGPGVPWSGVVGAAFSFRDRLEELGLRSFVKTTGGKGVHVVVPLARRHSWEQVREFSRALATEAARRAPQHYLEHASKADRKGRIFVDYLRNAWGASIITPFSTRSRPGAPVSTPLTWDELRSGAEPMDFTVRTVPERIAALREDPWQGYAEAARQTITRAALRKVQPPA; via the coding sequence ATGCAGAGCAGGTGGCGGCAGGGGAGCGGCTCCACCACCGAAGCGAGGGACGAGATGGCGAAAGTGGACGAGGTGCGGATCTCCGGCGTGCGGATCTCGAGCCCGGACGACGTGATGTACGCGGAGCAGGGGATCACCAAGCGCGAGCTGGCCGAGTACTACGTGGCGGTGGCCGGCAGCATTCTCCCCTTCCTGCGCGGACGGCCGCTGACGCTGGTCCGCTGCCCCGACGGCGAGGGGGGCGCCTGCTTCTACCAGCGCCACGCCTCCGGCCACGTCTCCCCCGAGCTGCGCCAGGTGGAGGTGGAGAAGCCGGACGGCGGCGTCTCCATGCACCTCGCGACGGAGTCGCTGAAGGCGATTCTGTCGATGGTGCAGATGCGCGTGCTGGAGCTGCACACCTGGAACGCGCGGCGCGACCGGCTGGACCGCCCGGACCGCATGGTCCTGGACCTGGATCCGGGGCCGGGGGTGCCGTGGTCTGGCGTGGTGGGCGCCGCGTTCTCCTTTCGCGACCGGCTGGAGGAGCTGGGGCTGCGCTCCTTCGTGAAGACGACCGGCGGCAAGGGGGTGCACGTCGTGGTCCCGCTCGCGCGCCGCCACAGCTGGGAACAGGTGCGCGAGTTCAGCCGCGCCCTGGCAACGGAAGCGGCCCGGCGCGCCCCGCAGCACTACCTGGAGCACGCATCCAAGGCGGACCGGAAGGGGCGCATCTTCGTGGACTACCTGCGCAACGCGTGGGGCGCCTCCATCATCACCCCGTTCTCCACCCGCTCCCGCCCCGGCGCTCCCGTCTCCACCCCGCTCACCTGGGATGAGCTCCGCTCCGGCGCCGAGCCGATGGACTTTACCGTCCGCACCGTTCCCGAGCGCATTGCCGCACTGCGCGAAGACCCCTGGCAGGGCTACGCCGAAGCCGCCCGCCAGACCATCACCCGCGCCGCGTTGCGCAAGGTGCAGCCGCCCGCCTGA
- a CDS encoding Rad52/Rad22 family DNA repair protein, producing MAEINFRSLQDRFPAEEIEWRLQQAGEKNGRVWAICVPYVTNRAIQSRLDEVVGPGNWKNEFRPGPDGGVMCGLSVRVGEEWVTKWDGAENTDIEGVKGGLSGAMKRSAVQWGIGRYLYGLDETFAQVSDTGSLRGKTKDGKPFRWDPPKLPKWALPEPQPKRPAAEAPTEPAAAAVVAAIEPEPAGDGTRHDAMLQYVRRVGPQVPDDAEIRINRRVRNLKEFVRENWAAIKEEPRIAKAVVDAIQSATGTTYDAEPEALANAA from the coding sequence ATGGCGGAGATCAACTTCAGGTCGCTCCAGGACCGCTTCCCGGCGGAAGAGATCGAGTGGCGCCTGCAGCAGGCGGGCGAGAAGAACGGCCGCGTTTGGGCCATCTGCGTTCCGTACGTCACCAACCGCGCCATCCAGAGCCGCCTGGACGAGGTGGTGGGGCCCGGCAATTGGAAGAACGAGTTCCGCCCCGGGCCTGACGGGGGCGTGATGTGCGGGCTTTCGGTGCGGGTGGGCGAGGAGTGGGTGACCAAGTGGGACGGCGCCGAGAACACCGACATCGAAGGGGTGAAGGGTGGCCTCTCCGGCGCCATGAAGCGCTCGGCAGTGCAGTGGGGGATCGGGCGCTATCTGTACGGGCTGGACGAGACCTTTGCGCAGGTGAGCGACACCGGGAGCCTGCGCGGGAAAACCAAGGACGGGAAGCCGTTTCGCTGGGACCCGCCGAAGCTCCCCAAATGGGCGCTCCCGGAGCCGCAGCCGAAGCGCCCCGCCGCGGAAGCGCCCACGGAACCCGCTGCCGCCGCGGTGGTGGCCGCCATTGAGCCGGAACCCGCGGGCGACGGTACGCGCCACGACGCGATGCTCCAGTACGTGCGCCGCGTAGGTCCCCAGGTGCCCGACGACGCGGAGATCCGCATCAACCGCCGCGTACGGAACCTCAAGGAGTTCGTCCGGGAGAACTGGGCGGCGATCAAGGAAGAGCCGCGGATCGCGAAGGCCGTCGTCGACGCCATCCAGAGCGCCACCGGCACGACGTACGACGCGGAGCCGGAGGCGCTGGCGAACGCGGCGTGA
- a CDS encoding lysophospholipid acyltransferase family protein encodes MSRSPWFLALTRPYVRRRLARGLDGFYVDGLDQARDAARQGPVILAANHVGWWDSFLVVALDEELGTEGYALMDAESVRRLPFFARLGALPLDRGGAATSRAGLRDAAAKLNRPGRALWIFPQGHHRPAHLRPLGFQGGVALLARMVPEASIIPIAIQYAWGERPAPAAWAHLGAPIPAAGADVAHVERAVEDGLARIDAALAGNARPFPALVAPRVKSPEQGIGARLLGGRGGGDG; translated from the coding sequence ATGAGCCGCTCCCCCTGGTTCCTCGCCCTCACGCGCCCGTACGTGCGGCGGCGCCTCGCGCGCGGCCTCGACGGGTTCTACGTGGATGGTCTCGATCAAGCACGTGACGCCGCGCGCCAGGGCCCCGTCATCCTGGCCGCGAACCACGTGGGATGGTGGGACTCGTTCCTGGTCGTGGCGCTCGATGAGGAGCTCGGTACCGAAGGGTACGCGCTGATGGACGCGGAAAGCGTACGCCGCCTCCCCTTCTTTGCACGGTTGGGAGCGCTCCCTCTGGACCGCGGGGGTGCGGCCACGTCGCGCGCGGGGCTCAGGGATGCGGCGGCGAAGCTGAATCGGCCGGGGCGCGCGCTCTGGATCTTCCCGCAGGGCCACCATCGGCCGGCGCACCTCCGCCCGCTCGGCTTCCAGGGAGGCGTCGCGCTCCTCGCGCGGATGGTGCCGGAGGCATCCATCATCCCCATCGCCATCCAGTACGCCTGGGGCGAAAGGCCCGCCCCCGCCGCATGGGCCCACCTCGGCGCGCCTATCCCGGCCGCTGGAGCGGACGTGGCGCACGTGGAGCGCGCCGTCGAGGACGGCCTGGCGCGCATCGATGCGGCGCTCGCCGGAAACGCGCGCCCCTTTCCCGCGCTGGTGGCGCCGCGGGTGAAGTCGCCGGAGCAGGGGATCGGAGCGCGATTGCTGGGCGGGCGCGGGGGTGGCGATGGCTGA